The sequence ATATTCATCCCAACCACTTTTGAGTGAAATGGCATCATAACCCGAGGTTATTGCGCAGTCCTCAATACAAACACCATCAGATGAATCTGAAAAATGCAAAATTCAGAGTTCAAATTTGTTCTATAGAATTGGATACATATTGTTCATAACATAACTATACCACCATTAAAAGAATCAAGTGTGAGTTCATGAATAGAGTCAATCAAGAGATCATAACATTACCTGGGACAATACCATTAGTGTGAGGAGAGTCTAAAGGGATGGAGACTGAAATATTGTGAACATGTACATTACTGCATTCAATCAATGAAATGgtacataaatatttaaattaacttCCAAATAAATTGagtgaaattttagagaattaGAGTGAATAACTTAATGCCTCAGTTTAACAAACCTGCAATATACTGGATGAATGCCATAAGCAGGAGCATTCACAAATGAAAGATTTGATACAACTACAGATTGAGAATCAACGAATTCGACAAGATGAGGACGGCTATACTTTAAAGAATGAGAATTGAACCAGTCCCACCAAACTGAGCCCTGGCCATCTATAGTTCCATTATCACCTAGTAAAGTTAATAACAAAACAGAAAGGGAATTAGTCTTGCCTAacacaaaaaaaatagaatgagaATAAAAACTTTGATTGAACAGACAAATACACACCTGTTATGACCACATCTTTTACATTGTATCCATTGATCAAGCTGCGATATCTTGACCCGGGAATTTCAATACCTCTACCATATGATGGTAAAGGATCAACAACTTCCCAATGACTAGGGTCCTAAACAAACAGGAATGCAAATTGTGTATAAGAAATGATTCATAAACATCTTATATCAAATCACAAgtactttttctttttggtaCAAAACAAgtggtagtagtagtagtaggaGTACCTGAGATCCAAGAATGATAGCCCCTTTCTCCAAAAACAAGGTGAGATGGCTTGTAAGACTAAAACTTCCAGTGAGCCACCTACCCGGGGGCACATAGAGCTGGGCGCCGCCCTTATCGGCGAAAGACTTGAGATAAAAGATAGCATTTTGAAAGGCAATGGTGTTCAATGTTTTACCATCTCCAACAGcaccaaactcagaaatggatACACTGTGTGGTCTTGGTTGTAAAGTTTGCTTATTGTAATTACATTGTCCATGGCTCTCATCTCCATTGATTTTAACAGCATTGCTCAATGCCAGCAGCAAGAGCAATACCACCTGAAAAGAGGGCATAAAAGACAGAATTAAGGCCATTGATTCTGAGAACAACTTACACAAATATGATTCTAATCATTTCATTGTTTTGTAAATAAGTACACACAATACAAGAGCAAATGACAGAACATcataatatgaagaaaaaaaaaaggaaataaacaAATAAGGATAGGAATCGGAATAAATCATTCAGAATTGGGAAGAATATGAAACTTAAGATTCTTAGAAAGCCAGAAggaaaagaggaaaaaaaaaaatccatgctttattattttaccaaataatgCCATCTATATTCCTATGAAATCATTTGAAAGTGACCCCAAAACATAAGCAAAATTGGATTCACCATTTGAGCAAGCTATTGATGATAAACAGAAGCCTAAAGAAAAATGTCCAAATCAACCAAAATAAGCCTCAATAAGAAAAAATCCCAGGCACCCATTTGGACAAACAAAGAAACAAATCTGAAAaaaccaaagaaaaataaatgaaatccAGATAACTATGGTCTGGCATCCTAAAATTGGTAAATGAGAAAGCTTTAAACTAAACAACccagaaaaatgaaaataaaaagaaacgtACTTACTAGCATCTTCTTGGGTCAAAGCCACTGCAACAGTGGCCAAAGAGACTAAAACAGTCACTGGTTGTGATGCCCAAAGACCAAACTGGTTCAGAGAAGAAGGACAAGGAGAAGCAGAGGaacccaagaaaaaaaaaaacaaagaaaaaaaaaggaaaaaaaaaagaaaaagaaaaaaaaaacacagaaCTTTTGTGTAAGTATGTGAGTTATGggcattaattatataaatgccTCAAACGTAAATAGTTATATATTACTagtaagaaaaatacaaaagaaaatTATAGAATTGCCACTatggaaaattaaaaataaataaataaataaataatgacaGCTTTCCATATGCACCAAAATtgttataaagaaaaaaaaaagtccagAGAGTATATTAagccattaaaataataaaaatatattaatagaaTATTAGTTGCCGCTAATCACTAATTACCCTTTATGCATATATGATTAATAACGTCTCTCGCCGACACAATTGTTTAAAACGGCCACCCATTtaggagaaagagaagagagagaaactGTCTATTAAATTTTCAGGAACAGTGTTGTAATGTTTTTGTTTGGTtacgttttttatttttattgttattaattttaCTATTAGTCCTAATATTCTATTTCTTTTATAGTTTAGTCCTTCCAATCTTTATTCTTACAATTATATATcccaattaataatttatattttcttgtcatatttaatttatatatattgaattcttttatggataaatatcatttattaattggactctatgttttattaaatgataaaataaactctgtattttttaaaatggtaaaaataggacgctgagcttaatttttgataatttttttaatataaaaaatttgaagacAATTCTTAACATGAATAGATACACAAAATATAAACAACTTTGTCATAACACCTCtagatcatattattattaaattttattttgataaaaaatcaattaGTATCctatttgtaatatttttgaaaatacaatgtttattttatcatttaataaaacaaatagtttaattagtaacttttgcaaaacacaaggtacaaaatagtatttacccttttttATACCAAAGAATTGAAAAAAATTCACACCATTCCACATCACATTCCACTTTAAAAATCTTATAAAGAGATGGtacaattagtaacttttgtaaactatagagtttaaaatagtatttacccttctTTTATACCAAAgaactgaagaaaaaaaaatcacaccATTTCACATTTCACCTTAAAAAATTTATggaattttcctttttaaaattaaataaataaatctatttGAAATacccatttttttttcaatttttatattttaatatacaatttattttttttttacattttgtcaaattttttaagaattttaattaagttttaccgctagtttttttctaaaaaagagGGCATGCATGCCAATAAAAAGTTTTATGATTTTTGCTCTATGAACTATGACATATGCATTATTCTGTCCTCTGAACTTTTTAGTCCAtcacaaataatttttgaaCTATTCATAGTATTATAAATTAGTCATTCTATCAAATTTTGTCACACATGACAAATAAAATGTCAATTGCTACAACAGCCACATGTATAATTtagtattaaaaaatttaaaaattatgtatttttaaaaaatcattaaactaaaaataaattaatgattaagaaaattatgtacaacttaattaaaaaataaattatattttttcaaattaattacacATGTAGTGTTAACATGGTACTGGCGTGGCAACTAGCTAAGCAGCCGTGTCATTATTTTGTTTGTCACGTGTGACAAAATTTGATAGAATGATCAATTTACAATATTGTGAATAGTTTATGGACCATTTTTAACGGGTTGAAAAATTTAAGAAGTACAATAATACATAGGTTATAATtcggggcaaaaatcctaaataACCTTTATTAAATGTAGATTAAAGAAacttatacatatatacaaaaaatttggaaaaaaaaatacaaaaatacattaaCATAAAGAAAATTTCATCTTTacagtttgaatttttttttacaacaaTACGTTCTTCAGTAAAATCAATAATTGTTCGATATtcttttttgattattttatagtttatttatagtcgATTTATAATTGTCACGATATTGattttctcattattttttatttgttttatagtttttgtgaggttaattttttgtttttttttaagttgttttcttaacttttattttttgctaAGGTGTCGTTtagtaacacttttattttttaattttttaatcataaaatgaaagtaaaaattttatttttaaaattttgtttttgaaaaagaaaaatgcgttcttttaaccatttttattttttaattttaaaaacaaaaaataaaaaggtgTCCTATAAAGAATGACCTACAAATTGCATTTATGTGTGGATTGAGattaaaatagatttttatcAAAGTAATCCTTCTTGCAAAAGATAAATTCCTCGTACTCCATCTTCGAGTCATGGCTGCCATTTTATCAATCAACATGTCACGTATTGACTTGTAATCCCCATGACAGAACAAAAAAGCATCATCCTTAAAAACTCATATGATTCAATTCCAAGTCTCCACATCTCTTATGGAACTTAAACTCATCTAgcttcctatttttttttttttattatatgagATAAGTATTACATGCCTAAAACAAATAATAGAGGGGACATTAGTCGCCATATCTCAAACCCTGATTAGATTCAAAAAAAACATGCGATTCACCATTAAACATTAGTAAAAATTAGGGAGTTCTAATATAGTTCATGATCGACCTGATAAAGGAACATGGGAATTAGAAAGCTTCTAACATCTCCTCTAAGAAATTTCATTCAACAGTATCATAAGCTTTTCTTAATTCCAACTTAATCATACAACTAGGTCGACAACTATTCCTTCCATAATGGCGCACAGGGTCATgacaaattataatattatgagCAATGAACCTGCTATATATGATTCCACCTTGATTTTGAGCTATTAAACTAGAAAGAATATTCTTGAGTCTCTATCATATCAATTTTGTAGCTACCTTATAAACCACATTGCAGTATGTAATTGGCCTATAATCTCCTTAGGCATGAGAGTATGGACTCTTGAATTGATCTCtttcaaaaaatttacaaaatgtggTTGTATTTGACATCTTCTAATTAACTTGCAAGTTTCAACACATTTTTGAAAGGCATTCGAGTTTCCAAGCCATAACTTCATTCCAATACTCTCTTCCTTGTTTAAAATATTGTTAAAATCCCCTAATACTAACCACAGGACATGAGTATTACAATCAACCAAGTATTTTCAGAAGCCTAACCTTCCATCGCATCTCTTTTATTAAATGGTTTGACTAATAAGTGAATTAATTGGCTAGaacatttaataataatagagaTTGTAAACATTATACCATGcattattaaaaagaaataccAACTTGAGAactttaaaattgtatttttgaaaaattaattttgtaaaactgtaaataaaaaatttagactgtaaatgtattgtaaataagacataaaaaatatatatttacgaaaaactcttaaattaattaatgatttatTACCACcacaaaaaaatatactaaattaaAGTATAACAATTGagaaaaatagatatttttccACTAATATcctttaacaaaatataaatcatGATAACAATTTGATTTTAGTTTTTcataatgaaattatttttacatgtTTCGTAGTAAAGATTTATGAGGAGTCTCAACTAAAATTACAATCTCATAAGTCTTAAACTCcccaaaataattaaaactatagaatatttacaaaatattctcattatgaaaaatacataGAATTGTTTAGAATAATTAGGTAAATGATAGTCTACTTAGAAATTGTTCATGTTAATTATAATATCTTTGTTCTCTCGGTCTGCTATGATTTCTCAAAAAACTTCAGTTGCTAgtcatcttttttcttttcgacCAAGCCTATCTACCCTCTCTAGGCTTAGGTGTGATTCTGGTCAAGTTTCTTAATCGACACGGTAGTTGGGTGAGTGGATGGTTCATATTAATCTCATTTCTCTCTTTGCTCTCCtaatctccctctctctctcttttcaagATGGTGTCTCTATGGGGTGATGGTGATCGATCCAGGTCTGGCAAGGCCTGGTGGAGGAGTTTTGGTGGTTTTGGTTGGGTTGTTTCTCAATTCTTGCAGAGAAGAATTTTGTGTTCGGATCGTGGGGTGTGGGAGGAATGTGAGGTTGGGCATGAGTTCAGGTTCAGTTCAAGGGTTGGGTTGTAGCTTGTTTGAATTTGGTTTGTGGGGGCTTCAGGGTGTGGGAGGGATTCTTAGgagtttaaaattaattggcaaATTGGTGTCGTTTTGTCCTTAGTTTGCCCTTTTtttatgtcttttttttttcttttcaagttttcttattgttatttcttgtttgttttatttatataatagcaTTATATTTTCACTGCCCTACTAATTAGTAAGGATTGATATTGGTTTGATGTAAAATGCAAGTGTTGTCTCCTATTAATTTATTGGGGTTTCATTGATAATCTCAAATTGATTCGGTGAAGATATCTTGGTTTATATCCTCGGTCGTCTGATTTGGGAGATCTCCAGATTTTTATTGGCCATTTGTTATGTGTTTCAATCTTTTATGATTAAGCATCACAACATGGTTAGTCGTGTTATTTCTcttatttatgatttaaataATAGATTATTATGTCCCAATTTTTATCGAGAGATCACTGATTGATAGTCACTGATAAGTAGGTTCTGTCATATATTTATTTGGTTTGGAAGCCTTGTATATTTCATACTTCTTTAATGCTTGATTGCTGATAATTTATTGGATCCCTAACTAAAGTTGTTGTTAGagtattttttttcatgttattgTAAATGACTTAGTATGCTaatttaatgaataaaaataattgtatgttgtaatgttaaataaaataaaagtattatttatttatttattgaatgaaaaagtatgaaatgttgataattttttttaaaaaataataataaaaataaaagtggtctTAGGAATTTCGTGGAGTTAGTTGTGAAAAATAAGATTTTAGGCATATAATGGAAAGAAACAAGAAAAGAGAGGGAGCAagaattgtaaagaaaaaataaaataaaaaaaagaaaaggggtTAGTTAGGATAAAATTGATAAGGGGTGGTAAAGAGATAAGTAGTATAGTAGAATTTGGTGATACAATGGGTGAGAATGAGAATAAAGGGTATTAAAATAAGTGAGGAGTGCATAGGGCATTGAGAGAGCGCATGTGGATTGACAGAGCAGAGGAGTGAGAGAGTGGGACCCActttctctcactctctctctctcaatcatTCTAAAGATGCTAGCCTGGCCTCAATCACTCACTCACtactacaacatatatatatatattaacacaaTTACCACATCTAACTAAGTGTAGCCCATAATACTATTCACAAAAATGCATTCTCAATATATTAGTTAAAATTTTAAAGAATTTAGTAAATAGTAAGTTAAAATAGGTCATTAGTTACATGCAGCTAATGAATAGTAATTGGAgtgaattaaaaatattatatattattttttctttccaaaaaatattttttaattattttattacttttttttgtctttttgttttaattaataaaaaatatataaaaatataatatttagatgatagaaaaaaatatataaaaaaaattaatatatagtatAATGTAAATATgtgagataaaataaaaaaaatagaattttaatatgatattttaaaagatatataGTAAAGAAACAACTACGAAGAGAGTATGAATAAAAACATAGGAAtaagaatgagaatgagaatgagaataagaatagaataaaatttaaaatacataaaaaaattgataaaatcattaaatttttctcATGTTACATTAGAATAATCTTTCattccattaaaaaaataaataaaaaaattattaaattttttctcatgtaaTTACATTAGAATGATCTTTCcttccattttaaaatggaGTAGTCATTctacaaaaatgataaaaaaagcATTTTATTGGAATAATATTCTAATACTTAAAAATGCaactaaacaaaataaacaaaataatgaaataaaaattattttctttctattctattttattttattacctttAACCAAACACACCCACTAAGAGTGTTCCATTCTATTAATTTCACTAAATTGATGTTGGATTTTTAATGTACACTATATCAGTGTATTTTTCAttctaattctttttttttttaatttaatttaaaaaataatcataaattatttattgataatATATATGActgtattataaattaattattaccgtaaataatataaaatatgagatattttaagtaaaattattttattttgtgtcATATTTAGTGATAAACGATTGAAGATGTTGAACCAAAAATAGTAAATAATGTACTAAATTAGGAAAAAAATGGTGCAATCCTTAGAGATgattgttatattttaattatgatgattaagtattaatttttatttattttaatttaataattattataaaaaatagttaaCTACATATCAAGTATTGCAAGGTGACAATATTAGAAACTACAAGTATTTAATAGGAATGTTAAATTACTTACAAACAAATCGTAAATATGGTAATAATTTTAATTCTATTGTTAATTAAAATGAGAAATGGGACATGTATGTGTCAATTGGTTTAGTAAGGGgtaaaaaagaatattttctCTACATATTCCCTAATTAAATGTCATTAATTAAAGataatgatttttatttatttttacttttttagaaaataaaataaaattttaaattacaatttatccttaaaaatatatattataaaataattaatactttatattatttcttAATTAAGATAGTTAATTTAagcattattttttattacatttgctgataaagtaaataaaataaaattattacgattttatttctaaataattttaatataatatgtattataaatattgatttttattaatttattttaattttatttagttgcATAAAAGATAATATGGTTCCCCATCTATATTTCTTCTTCaactataaaataaacaataaaaattgattGTGTTACCGTCAGTCATGCTTGTTTTTGGGTCCCACTGTTAGGAACAAGTTTATTGTTGACACGTCATCCACCCTCCTTttcatcatttattttaatattattgtttTGGTTTGTTGGTTTAAGATTTTATTCTAGTTTCTATGTAGGAAAGGGAATAGGATAGATATTGTTGTAAGTGATCAAAAGGAATCATTGGATAGATTTAGTTGTAAAATATGACCCCTGAAATATATCGACTACACTAGGTGAACCAATTAAAATCATCATTTCTTTCCATTCTTCCTTTGCTGTGAAATGAGtgaatatcatatataatacaatatGGATTGATTGATTGTGTCTAAAATTAGGTTTATTTTGAGGTTGTTTTAAAGTCATTTATTTGTATTGAAGAATATTATCTCACataaattaaatgtaaaaatattgagTCATATATAAAAACATGAGCTACTTCACTCATTACTAATTGTTTTTTTAGATGAAACTTCATGATTCTCATCAATTTGTAATGTTTTATTATTTggatttatgtttatttttgcttttatgttaattttaagtTTGAGATGAAGAGAGTTTCACTTTTTGGTGAATTTTTGgtgttttttgagttttttagTGATGAAATgattaaattttacaaaaagaaTATTAGAATTGAATTTTTTGACTTGGTACATTTTAGATGATTTAAAAATTCaagttttcaaaattcaatatcaAAAATCACAACTCTTCTAAAGttatagaaaataatttttggagAAAAGTCAAGAGCGGCGACTCGAAGCAATTCAACTATTTTTGACAACATTCTAAATTCAATAAAATCACAAATTGGGACTAAGTTAAAGGGAGCTATTCGATTTTTCTGAATATTGAAGGCTAGAAGTGACGGATGGAAGTAGGAGAATACCAATGGAGATTCTAAATCGTGTTTTTCATCAtctatttttatcttttatgttttcaattaatttttagatGATTAGAATGAATTTTATGAGCtaatttatttttgagattattatgtgaataacttgattttttttttttttatggattAAAATAGTTATTCAATTTTATCTTCTTCTCTTATTTTATTTCCATGCAATctaatttaattatgcaattatTAACTAATCacctataattattatttatgaattcaaataaaaattttaaaaaatgagaCTTGAATCTAgattatttgtattattttatgagttgttttatttatttaatacattttttgtgattaaattttgtcatagaaatataaaaaattttcaCATAAAGTAAGTTTGTAAGTCTTAATCAGATTACGATTTGGAAATTATAATAATCCATATTTTTCTCATTGTTATTTCTCtattcttttattgtttttaacttgttattattttttttgtttaaaatcctagaagtttatttaataataaagatTAATTATTGTGAGATGATACTTGGTCtttcaagatttattacaaATTGCGACTGTGTGTACActtacataatattaattttgctaCATTTACAAGTGTGGTAAATTAGAATAACAAGAATTCTATTTTTGATAcagtaaattattaaaaaaaaattacaaaaataatattgtaactaCTACAACAAACATTATCatgaaaaaaatggaaaaaaaatatatttagggtACGTTTGGAAAGCCACAGTGTAATTGGATTTGagtgtaattggaggtaattacacaatttggcatgtttgtctaaccatgtaattacactgtaactgtgtaattagaagtaattgagggattccaattacactctccaattctcatggccccccatgagaattggatgtaattacactgtataattactaaaaattttccatattaaacattagctactaaaaaatattattttcccatgtagttactaactattttgccaaacaagatattaggaattcatatgtaattaccacatcatatccaaacacacattgcattttaaaatatagtgtaattactaaattgtgtaattaccaccctagtaattaccctacctagtaattacacagttacttccaaataCACCCTTAAAAAAAACACATGTGTTTCCAAAGGAGTAAATTGAGAAAGTTGTAATAAAACTCCTCCATATATAATAGCACAATATAGATTAATTGTGTTTAAACTTAAGTATGGATTGGTTGGAGGTGATAAAATGAAatggaataaaaaaataattaattaatttttttttttatttagtgacattttaaaattttagataagtttcttcttttgtttgtttatattttaaatttttttaaaatattaaaatgatatttttctatcatTAAACTATTCCATTTGAAAATGGGGAAAAGATAATtccaataacaaataaaataaattaataatttttttatctagtTTTTATATGCATGAAATTTAATcaatttcatttctatttttatttttattctcattTCTATCATTCTATTTTCATTCTTTATTTCAACCAAACACCCTTAGGATAGTTTTGTTAaggataataaattaaatagaataatatagaaaaaaaataaactttcatttaatttattaatttgattgcatttttttttaaataatttatttaattgcattttaatgcattgaaatattattttttaaaaaattattattgaatttCACTTTTCTATTTCTATTCTCCGTCCAATTCTTAATTCATATTCTTATGTCTTTGTGGCACTCTTaaaatcataatattttttaatttgaaattaaatatgttattttgagttctttaatatttaatttacatttgacaattacaaataatattctttatttCGTAAATTGGtgaaaaaaaacagtataacgtcagctcaaatttaattaacaataaattcaaaaaaattcaaattgttGTGGATGGTCTTGAATTTGTTGGtgataagaataaaaaatttaaactgataaaaaaaaaaaaaaaacctagaaCTCGTATTGTATTAAGtcaattaaatttttctaaaaatattaatattaaaatgatTGAAATACATTATCatatataaaactaaaattataataacaaaatccAAGCTTTACGACAGGGACTACAAGAGAAGATGAGATCAGACCATCTTTATAGCTCTTCGAAtgttaatgttaaaaaaatatatatatttatatatttattgtttcTGACAATgagtctctttttttttttattatttttttcatggataaaaaaaacaagaaagcttttgtcattttattatttgtttttataacATGAAAACAGTGGAAGAATCCTGTTTGAGCATTTCAATCTACCGACAGTTTgtgtatgttatttatttttatttttatttttattttttgatatacCAACCAAATAACATTtgatattgaaaaataaaaaaacatggtaattaattaaaagaaaagccTTACAGAAGAAAGCTTCAATCAAAACGAATAATGAAGACTTGAATTTGTTATATAGTAAGACTCAAAAGCTGATAAGGTTAAAAGGGTGTcagtcaaaaattaaaattaaaaaatataccaaTTTTTGGTCCAAGTCTAACAAGCTTCTATTACACTTTATGTCTAGTGTACTATTAAGTCTCTCATAttagtttttataaaaattatacaatGTATTGGTGGTGGCCCTAGTATATATGCTGCTGCATCTTGTGATTCCacaccacttttttttttatataatgaaaaaaaaaaggaataaaagaaaaatagactCAATTTGATGTTACTTTTTATAGTTGCAAACTCTTTGAACTAGAAGTTTTGCCAGCAACAATGAATTGTTTTTGCTTGAACATTCCTCcaaactcaattaaaaaaaaccctaaaaaccAAAAGAGTAGTACTACTGAAAGCACCTAACAATGTCCAACTTTCACATTTGATACctagtttttatatttattatataataaatatatttttatttttatttaaaaaaatatatatgtttatatttttatgcAAAGTTTTTGCTGGATCAATCAAAAGGCATAAATTTATCAATTTGGTCGAAAAGTTGTTATTCATTGAACGTTAAAATGTGGGTCATTACTACTGGATATTAATTAATGCTcatgaattattattatagcCACAATTTTGCTATATggtcaatataaaaaaaaaaataaattattaaaacaacaaaaacaaaattatctTCATATATGAACACGAATTTTTGTTACACctacaaaagaagaaaaaaaaacaatgttaTTTTCTTTTGTTAATGCATAAAGCTTAGGGACCAAAAAGTTAGTATAATCATCATCATCTCATTCACACAAAAGAGAGAACTAAAGACTTGTCATCTTAGTAGAAAAAAacccataatattttttttctttttttgttttatttattttaagacctaaaaaaaaacaaagactaAAAGCAAggactgtttttttttttttagggtcTTAACTCTTAAGC is a genomic window of Cannabis sativa cultivar Pink pepper isolate KNU-18-1 chromosome 9, ASM2916894v1, whole genome shotgun sequence containing:
- the LOC115722819 gene encoding probable polygalacturonase isoform X2, whose translation is MLVVLLLLLALSNAVKINGDESHGQCNYNKQTLQPRPHSVSISEFGAVGDGKTLNTIAFQNAIFYLKSFADKGGAQLYVPPGRWLTGSFSLTSHLTLFLEKGAIILGSQDPSHWEVVDPLPSYGRGIEIPGSRYRSLINGYNVKDVVITGDNGTIDGQGSVWWDWFNSHSLKYSRPHLVEFVDSQSVVVSNLSFVNAPAYGIHPVYCSNVHVHNISVSIPLDSPHTNGIVPDSSDGVCIEDCAITSGYDAISLKSGWDEYGIAYGRPTKNVHIRRVDLQSSSGSSLAFGSEMSGGISNVLVEQVHLYNSHSGVEFRTTKGRGGYIKQITISDVVIKNVFVAFSASGQCGSHPDDKYDPTAIPVLDHISLQNVVGKKISVAGIFNGIQESPFTSICLYNISLSINSGAPTTWECSNVSGSSDLVSPEPCSELHSTKPNSPSGCFSLSTLYGKASAF
- the LOC115722819 gene encoding probable polygalacturonase isoform X1, which encodes MPSFQVVLLLLLALSNAVKINGDESHGQCNYNKQTLQPRPHSVSISEFGAVGDGKTLNTIAFQNAIFYLKSFADKGGAQLYVPPGRWLTGSFSLTSHLTLFLEKGAIILGSQDPSHWEVVDPLPSYGRGIEIPGSRYRSLINGYNVKDVVITGDNGTIDGQGSVWWDWFNSHSLKYSRPHLVEFVDSQSVVVSNLSFVNAPAYGIHPVYCSNVHVHNISVSIPLDSPHTNGIVPDSSDGVCIEDCAITSGYDAISLKSGWDEYGIAYGRPTKNVHIRRVDLQSSSGSSLAFGSEMSGGISNVLVEQVHLYNSHSGVEFRTTKGRGGYIKQITISDVVIKNVFVAFSASGQCGSHPDDKYDPTAIPVLDHISLQNVVGKKISVAGIFNGIQESPFTSICLYNISLSINSGAPTTWECSNVSGSSDLVSPEPCSELHSTKPNSPSGCFSLSTLYGKASAF